Sequence from the Deinococcus misasensis DSM 22328 genome:
CCGCCTGCAAAACCGCATCTCACAGCAGATTCTGTCAAAGGCCAGTTCGCTGGAAGTGGAGCGTTTTGAAAATGCCGAGACTTACGACGCCCTGCAAAACGCCTACCGTGAGGTGGGTTCACGCCCGCTGGGTGTCCTGACGCAAGTGATTGCTCTGGTGCAAGCGGTGATCACGCTGGTTTCAATCAGTGCCCTGATGGCAAGGCTGGGATGGGCCATTTTGCCACTCATTCTGATTGCCACGTTGCCCACCGTTTGGGTGTCCAACCGTTACGGGATGGAAGGCTACCGCATGATCCGTCGGCGCACCCACGATGCCAGAGTGCAAAATTACCTTGGGAGCATCCTGACTTCGGATGCGCTGGTCAAAGAGGTGCGGCTTTTTCACTTTGAGCCTTACCTGCTGGAACGCTGGCAGGAGTACTACCGCAAGTTCAGGGGGCAACTGGTGCCTCTGGTGCGGGCCAGAAGCTTCTGGAGCCTCGCAGCTTCGGTTTTTTCTGCACTGGTGATTGGCTTTGCCACCTACCTGATTTTGAGGCGGTCTCTGGAAGGCCACATCACGGTGGGGGATTTCTCCCTGTTCATTCTGGGCATCACACAGGTCCAGAGCCAGTTTTCCACCTTGCTCAACGGCTTCTCTGGCCTGTACCAGAATGTGCTTTACATGCGAAACCTGTTTGAGTTTCTGGAGTTGCCTGCCAGAGATCTGGACGCCGGACAGGAATTCCGGGGCACCATTGACACCCTGGAATTCGAGGGGGTCAGTTTCCGTTACCCCCTGACCGACCGGGACATCCTGAAAGGGGTCAATTTCAAAATCCAAAAAGGACAGGCGCTGGCTCTGGTGGGGCAGAACGGGGCAGGGAAGACCACCATCGTCAAACTGCTCACCCGGCTTTTCGAGCCCACCTCGGGACGGATCCTGATCAATGGACAAGATGCCAGAGGGTTCAGCATCCGCAGTTTGCAGCAGGCCATGAGCATCATTTTTCAGGACTTCGGGCAATACCAGATGACGGTCAGCGAGAACATCGCCCTCAGCGACCAGAGCCGTCCAGCAGAAGAGAACCGTGAGCGCATCGAGCATGCTGCAGAAACCGCTGGAGCCCAGTTCATCGAGACTTTGCCTGACGAATACAAAACCCAATTGGGAAGGCTTTTCACGGGAGGCCGTCAACTCTCTGGAGGCCAGTGGCAACGCCTTGCCCTTGCCCGACTGTATTACCGCAGAGCTTCATTGCTGGTCTTCGATGAACCGACCGCCGCTCTGGATGCCAATGCCGAATTTGAAGTGATTGAAGCCCTGCGCAAAGAGGCCCATTCCCGCATCACCGTGATCATCTCGCACCGGTTCAGCACCGTGCGTCTGGCCGATCACATTGTCGTGCTGGAAAACGGAATCATCACCGAAAGCGGTTCACACGAAGAGTTGCTGGAAAGCAACCAGACTTACGCCCAGATGTACCTGTTGCAGGCCAGAGGGTATCAGGCCTGATGGATCACATGTGCCCGGAATGTGGAGCCCTCTGGCCAGAGGGCTTCTCCTGTGAACAGGCTTTTCATGCCTTGCTGGCACAGGAATGGCATGACCCTGAGCTGCAGGCCGAGCATTTTTTTCTGGTGGCCTGCTACAACCTGCAGCATCCTTCCTCCTTCACAGAGGAGGCCCTGAAAAACCTGCAGCAAGGACTGTCTGCAAAGTTGGAAACAGGGCTTTCCATCCTTGATTTGCGCAAGAGGGCAGAGGAGGCTTTTGACGGTCCAAACCGGGTGAGAAAGCCAGAGGCTGAGCGTCAGGTGGTGTTGCGCAAGTGGACGTTCACTCTGGTGGAGGTGTACGCAAAGGGGGCTCTGGAAGGTGCAGCCCGGCGGGTGAGGGATTGGGCCAATGCCATCCATCAACAAGTAAAATCAAAAGAATAAAAAAATCACAAATCAAATACAAAACCAAATGGTCACAGTCAAAACCCTCTCAACTTTACCGGCCTGTTTGATCTCAATTGGAACAGAATTTGTTCAAGCTTGGAGCACATGAAGCCCAAGAGTGTTGCAGGTGGCCCCATGGTTGGCAGCTGTGAACTGTGATCAAACCATCAGAAATGTAACATTCAGGTAGACTACAGTTTCAAATCAGTTTACAATCAGGTTAATCTTCTTTGCTCAGGAGTCCCATGGCTGCTCAATCTGGAAGCATCAACTTCATCCGTTTCACAGGCAGGGTCGAACTGTTGACCTTCGGATCCAGTGTGGAAGTGCGTGGATGTGGACAACTCGCCGATGCAGAACCCGTTTACCGGGCGTTCCAGTCAGGCAAATCTCTGTACTACGAAGGCACTTGCAAGTACCCTGGAGGGGAAATCAAAGAGGTCAGGATTCCCATCACCCTCTGGAATCCTGACCTGCAACCCGAGCAAGGCCGGGACATCTTCTTTGAGTCTCTGGGCTTGCCGTCAGAGGGCAGACACGCCTGAAAGCTGCTGGTAGACCTCTTCCAGAGACGATTTGAAGTCGTCCAGTTCACGTTCTTTCATGCCTTCCAGAGCAGCTTGTACGGCGGTTCTGGCCTGAGCCAATTGGGCTTCATCGAACACTTGAGGGGCATGAAGCGGTGCAGGTTGGGTGCTTTCCGGGTACAGCAAAGCCAGAGCCATCCGCAGGTGCTCCAGAGGCCCTTGCAAGGAAGGCAAATCGGGTTGATCCAGATGGTTCAAAAATTGTTTCAGGTGCAAGAATGCAGGTTCATTTCGGTTCATGATCCATTGTGTTGGGTTCTTGCCGTGTCAGGCTGTACCCGAATTTACAGCATGCTCCTTTGAAGTCACGAACCTCCTACTTTGGTCGGAAGATTTGAAACCCTGGCCGGTCTACAGTGTCATCATGATGACTGTGACGAAACCTTCTGCAAGCCCATTGAACGGTTATTTCGCTGAGCTGTTCAGTGCAGCAACGTACCGGCGGTTGTTTTACCTGCTGGCGACTTTTCCTCTGGGTGTCCTGTATTTTGTGGTGCTGGTGACGGGCCTCTCTCTGGGTCTGGCCCTGATGGTCTTGGTGGTCGGGTTTCCGGTGTTCATGGGGACGTTCTGGTTGATCCTGCGTTTTGCGGAGGTTGAACGTGCGCTGGCCACCCTGCTCGGACAGACCCTGTACCGGGAGAAACCTCTGGTGCAGGTGTCTGGTTTTGGCCAGTGGTCCAGAGCCACCCTGAGTGACGCTGGTACCTACAAGGCGTTGTTGTATGCCTTACTGAAATTCCCGCTCGGGGTTGCCTCTTTTGTGGTGACTGTGGTCCTGCTCAGCCTGTCTGTGGGCTTTTTGTTGCTTCCCATTGCCAACCTGTTTTATCCGATGCCCCTGTATTTTGGGAACACCGTCTTTCAGCTGAATGCCTTCGGCTGGATTGTCTGGGAGGTCGTCGCAGTGGCCCTGACCGTGCTTTCCCTGAGCCTCCTTAACCTGATGGCCGATGGCTGGGCGCTCCTCAACAATGCCCTCCTCACCGACTACGGCGAGTCCAAGCATGCCCAGAGGGAAGTGCAGGCCCTCAAGCAGACCAGCAGTGCGGTGGCCTACAGCGGTTCTCTGGAAGAAACCCTTTCACACATTGCAGGTCAGGGGATGCAGGCCCTCGGGGCATCTGCCCTCCTGCTTACAGTGAAAGAAGGTGCAAGCTGGAAGGTGGGAGCCTCCCGCAACTTGCCCGAGCTGTTTGTGCGTGCTTTGCCAGAGGCCCACTCCCGTCTGAACCTGCCCGAGCAGATGGTGCAAGGCCGTGCCCACATCGAGAAGCAATTTTTGCCGCTCTGGGAAAAAGACGTGCTGGTCGCCCCTTTGTTGCAGGGTTTGCCAGATGGCTGCTTGGTGACCTTGCCGATGATGTACCAGCAGCAACTGCTGGGCCAACTGCATGCCTTTTACCGACGGGGACATGCCCCCACCCAGAGGGAACTGGAGTTCATGGCGGCCCTCGCAGATCAGGGAGGGGTGGCCATCGAAACTTCCCAGCTGATTGACCGGGTTCAGGAGCAGGCCTCCCAGCAGGAACGCCAGAGGCTGGCCCGTGAACTGCACGACTCGGTGGCGCAGGCCCTGTACGGCATCACGCTGGGCGCGAAGACCGCTAAAGGCTGGCTGGAACGGGATCCCAACAAGGTGCGAGAAAGCCTCGATTACGCCATCCAACTGGCAGAAGGAGGAACCGCCGAAATGAAAGCCTTGCTGTTCAGTTTGCGCGAAGACGCTCTGGATGAAGGGGGACTCTGTGAGGCCCTGTCCCGACTGGCCCACGCCATGAAGGTGCGTTACGGCCTGACCATCCACACCGATCTGTGCGAAGAACCCGAGCTGCCCGCTGCCCGCAAGCATGCCGTGTACCGCATTGCACAGGAAGCCGTTCACAATGCTGTGAAGCACGCCAGAGCCACCGAAATGTCCCTGAATTTCCACAAAACCGCCTCGGGCTGGACGCTGGACCTTCAAGACAACGGTAAAGGCTTCGATGTGCAGCAGCTTTCAGGCGGCACCCTCGGGCTCAAGAGCATGCGTGAACGGGCCGAGTTCCTCTCTGGCACTTTCACGGTGTCCAGCCAGCAGGGTGAAGGCACCCGCATCCGCCTTGAATTTCCGATTTGAAGTTCACAGTTCATGACAAAACCCCCTTTCAAAGCCCAAGGAGCACACCATGAAACAGATTTCTGACCAGACCCCACAACCGCAAATCTCCAACCAGAATCCCCAGAATGAACACCGCCCTGACCCCAGAGTGACCCGCATCCTGCTGAGCCTGCTCATCATTGCTGGAGGCGTGGCCCTGCTCAGAACCACCTTGCAGGAAGCACGCCCTCAGGGTTCTGCCCTGGTGCAAAATGACCTGCAAGAGCCTCTGGCAGGCATCAGGAATGCAAGGTTGTCGTTCAAGACCACCAGCAGCGACATCACCCTGACAGGCAATGCGAATGGGCAACTGCTCAGTGGTACTTATCTGGCCAATGAAAACTTCAAACTGCGCCGCTCGGGTTCCACAAACGGTGGCATGGCCGACCTGCGTTTTCAGGAGGAAACACCCAGAAGGATTGGGTTTTCACTGGGGTTTTTCGGAGGCACCTCCCCAGAGTTGCGGGTGGACCTGACCCCCGAGGTGCCCATGGACCTCTCGGTGGGTTCGGTCTCTGGTGGTCTGGATCTGAACCTTGCCGACCTGCAACTTCAGGAATTCATGGCCAGCACCACCTCTGGAGACATTGATGCGGTGCTTCCCGAT
This genomic interval carries:
- a CDS encoding ABC transporter ATP-binding protein, coding for MAFVTVKAPDLKTQMQDLSATLKLAWSTAPGQAFLLILLSIVQAFLPAATLWVSKLLLDAVTETISQRVNNLTLLVELLLLQILVGIVGSALSTAQNMVRELFADRLQNRISQQILSKASSLEVERFENAETYDALQNAYREVGSRPLGVLTQVIALVQAVITLVSISALMARLGWAILPLILIATLPTVWVSNRYGMEGYRMIRRRTHDARVQNYLGSILTSDALVKEVRLFHFEPYLLERWQEYYRKFRGQLVPLVRARSFWSLAASVFSALVIGFATYLILRRSLEGHITVGDFSLFILGITQVQSQFSTLLNGFSGLYQNVLYMRNLFEFLELPARDLDAGQEFRGTIDTLEFEGVSFRYPLTDRDILKGVNFKIQKGQALALVGQNGAGKTTIVKLLTRLFEPTSGRILINGQDARGFSIRSLQQAMSIIFQDFGQYQMTVSENIALSDQSRPAEENRERIEHAAETAGAQFIETLPDEYKTQLGRLFTGGRQLSGGQWQRLALARLYYRRASLLVFDEPTAALDANAEFEVIEALRKEAHSRITVIISHRFSTVRLADHIVVLENGIITESGSHEELLESNQTYAQMYLLQARGYQA
- a CDS encoding DUF5946 family protein translates to MDHMCPECGALWPEGFSCEQAFHALLAQEWHDPELQAEHFFLVACYNLQHPSSFTEEALKNLQQGLSAKLETGLSILDLRKRAEEAFDGPNRVRKPEAERQVVLRKWTFTLVEVYAKGALEGAARRVRDWANAIHQQVKSKE
- a CDS encoding sensor domain-containing protein produces the protein MMTVTKPSASPLNGYFAELFSAATYRRLFYLLATFPLGVLYFVVLVTGLSLGLALMVLVVGFPVFMGTFWLILRFAEVERALATLLGQTLYREKPLVQVSGFGQWSRATLSDAGTYKALLYALLKFPLGVASFVVTVVLLSLSVGFLLLPIANLFYPMPLYFGNTVFQLNAFGWIVWEVVAVALTVLSLSLLNLMADGWALLNNALLTDYGESKHAQREVQALKQTSSAVAYSGSLEETLSHIAGQGMQALGASALLLTVKEGASWKVGASRNLPELFVRALPEAHSRLNLPEQMVQGRAHIEKQFLPLWEKDVLVAPLLQGLPDGCLVTLPMMYQQQLLGQLHAFYRRGHAPTQRELEFMAALADQGGVAIETSQLIDRVQEQASQQERQRLARELHDSVAQALYGITLGAKTAKGWLERDPNKVRESLDYAIQLAEGGTAEMKALLFSLREDALDEGGLCEALSRLAHAMKVRYGLTIHTDLCEEPELPAARKHAVYRIAQEAVHNAVKHARATEMSLNFHKTASGWTLDLQDNGKGFDVQQLSGGTLGLKSMRERAEFLSGTFTVSSQQGEGTRIRLEFPI
- a CDS encoding DUF4097 family beta strand repeat-containing protein, giving the protein MKQISDQTPQPQISNQNPQNEHRPDPRVTRILLSLLIIAGGVALLRTTLQEARPQGSALVQNDLQEPLAGIRNARLSFKTTSSDITLTGNANGQLLSGTYLANENFKLRRSGSTNGGMADLRFQEETPRRIGFSLGFFGGTSPELRVDLTPEVPMDLSVGSVSGGLDLNLADLQLQEFMASTTSGDIDAVLPDGQGADTHLKTVAGGISVRTSGATKQNQPEPGSFEASSTSGDLTLNLENTRYRDVRVSTTAGEIVLDLPPAQNLKVDTRSVASDQRLTVQEGTSGEISVQSTGGEIELNLPANVNAAITTSTVGGEVQASGLVQQGNTYLTGSGQADLTINIKTVSGDILLHTGGR